Sequence from the Gemmatimonadales bacterium genome:
GCCATCTTCCCGGTCGGCGAGTACGCGTGGCGGACCAACCTGATGAGCGCCACCTTCAGTGCGGCGGCCGCGGGGTTCTTCTTCCTGGTGGCGCATGAGTCGCTCCGCCTCGGCACGGCGGACCTCGCCCCTGACACTCGGCGGCTCGTGTCCCTCGGCGGCGGCATGGCCGCCGGGCTGTTCGCGGCGTTCAGCTTCACGCAGTGGCAGAATTCCAACGAGACGGAGGTCTACACCGTCGCGACCTTCACCATCGGGCTCATCTGCTGGCTCTGCCTCCGCTGGCGGGCGGCGCGGGGTACCGAGCACTCCCTTCGGCTGATCCTGTTGATTGTCTACCTCGCCGGCATTTCGATGGGGAACCACCTCCTCGCCCTCCTGGTGGGGCCCGCGGTCGTGATGTTCCTCATGGCCACAATTCACGGGACGCCTGCCGCCACCGAACGGGAACGCCGGCAGGAGTGGGCCATGGTCGCGGTCGTGGCCGGGCTCTGGGCGCTGCTGATCGGCACCGGCCTGGGCAGCACCCCGCTGATTGTGCTCGGTGGCGTGTGCTTCGTGGTCGCCGCGGCCTTCGCTGCCATGGCCGGCATGCTGCCGTTCGCGCTGCTCGCGCTCTGCCTCGCCGCCATCGGCGTGACCACCTACCTCTTCCTGTACATCCGCGCCGGCCAGTCCCCAATGCCGAACGAGGCCGATCCCTCCACCTGGGACGCCCTCCTGGCGGTCATCCGGCGCGCGCAGTATCCGGTGCGCACGCCGCTCGACGACCCCACGATTCCCCACGGACCGACGAATCCGGGACGGAGCCTGACGATCATCGGGCTGCAGATCCAGAACTACCTGCAGTACTTCAACTGGCAGTGGGCGCGCGGGCTGGCCAGGTGGGGCGGCGGGGTGGTCAACGGGCAACTGGTCGGCGCGGTGCTGGTCACGGTGCTGGGTCTCCGCGGGCTCTTTGCTCAGCGCCGAGCGGATCGGGCGGGATGGTGGCTCCTCTTCACGCTCTTCCTGGTGACCGGGCTTGGTCTCGTCGCGTACATGAACTTCAAGCCCGGTGCCTCGATCGGCTACAAGCTCTTCCCCAATGGACCCCAGCACGAGGTGCGGGAGCGCGACTACTTCTTCGTGGTGAGCTTCCTGGTGTGGGGCGTCTGGGCGGGCATCGGACTCGCCACCACCGTCAAGGATGGGCTGGCTCGCGTGACCCGACCGGCGCTGCGCGCGGCGGTCCCGCTCCTCTTCCTGCTCGCCTTCTTCCCCGCCGCCGCCAACCTGAGCGCCGCGAGCCGACGGCACGGCGCCGACGCGCGGCTGGCGGCCGACTTTGCCTACGACCTCCTGAATTCCGTGCCGCCGTACGGCGTCCTCTTCACCTACGGTGACAACGACACCTTCCCGCTCTGGTGGGCGCAGGAAGTGGCGGGAATTCGGCAGGACGTGACCGTGGTCTGTCTCGCCTTGGCCAACACGCACTGGTTTGCCCGCCAGCTGCGGGACAATCCGGTCCGGCCGTTCAACGAAGCGGCGGCCCCTGCCATCTGGCAGGGCGGGGATCCCGTGCAGCCGGACTGGCCGACATCGCCGATGACGGACGAAGAGATCGAGGCTGCGTACCCGCGACAGCTCGACCGGCCGGTGACCGTCACCTTCGGGCCCTACCGGCGGACCTATCAGGCCGGGACGGTCTTCTACACTGCCGACTTCGTCACGGCGCGCATCATCCAGCAGAATCTCGGGCGGCGCCCGGTGGCGTGGTCAGTGACGACAGGCCGGAACTTTCTGTCGCTCGATCCCTACCTGGTCCAGAAGGGCCTGGTGCTCGAGCTGCAGACATCGCCCCCAGACTCCCTCGCGATCACGATCGACCGCCAGCGGCTGGCGGGCGCGCTCCTGGACGTGCCCACGACC
This genomic interval carries:
- a CDS encoding DUF2723 domain-containing protein, which gives rise to MLTGYVLTLAPTVTFWDAGELIASIHNLGIPHPPGTPLFVLLGHVWAAIFPVGEYAWRTNLMSATFSAAAAGFFFLVAHESLRLGTADLAPDTRRLVSLGGGMAAGLFAAFSFTQWQNSNETEVYTVATFTIGLICWLCLRWRAARGTEHSLRLILLIVYLAGISMGNHLLALLVGPAVVMFLMATIHGTPAATERERRQEWAMVAVVAGLWALLIGTGLGSTPLIVLGGVCFVVAAAFAAMAGMLPFALLALCLAAIGVTTYLFLYIRAGQSPMPNEADPSTWDALLAVIRRAQYPVRTPLDDPTIPHGPTNPGRSLTIIGLQIQNYLQYFNWQWARGLARWGGGVVNGQLVGAVLVTVLGLRGLFAQRRADRAGWWLLFTLFLVTGLGLVAYMNFKPGASIGYKLFPNGPQHEVRERDYFFVVSFLVWGVWAGIGLATTVKDGLARVTRPALRAAVPLLFLLAFFPAAANLSAASRRHGADARLAADFAYDLLNSVPPYGVLFTYGDNDTFPLWWAQEVAGIRQDVTVVCLALANTHWFARQLRDNPVRPFNEAAAPAIWQGGDPVQPDWPTSPMTDEEIEAAYPRQLDRPVTVTFGPYRRTYQAGTVFYTADFVTARIIQQNLGRRPVAWSVTTGRNFLSLDPYLVQKGLVLELQTSPPDSLAITIDRQRLAGALLDVPTTERLVWETYRYGSLRTRPTGNLDVTSRSFASTLALPVTQLAYAYQLVGDEPQMVRNLELAFQLSPNPALASALSQARLRPLLPTTDSP